The sequence CCAATTGGGCAAAAAAATGGGTAACGCCGTAACGCTACCCGATTGAACTTTATGTGATTACCGCCGGAGACAAATTGAATTTGTTTGATGAATTAGTCGATGAAGCCCATTAGTTCGTAAGCATTATCGATTTCATTGGAAAAGATCGGACGATCGCCGGGCAGCTTGTCTGACTCGACTAAGCCATTCGGGCTCGCCATTACAGGACGACCACCGGGCAAATCCAAACCTTCAACGGCGTGGAAGTCGCTGATGAAGATCGCGCTACCACCAGGCAGGGCATCATATACTTTCAGGTCCGATGACTGAATCGGACGACCATTCAAAATTGTCCCAAATACAGCCATAGCACTAGCGGCGACAGGTCGCTCACCGGCCATCTGCAATGTGCCAACCATTTCAACTTCATTCGGCATAACGGGACGCTCCCAAATAGATAAAGACGGGGTTTGCTTGACAATCGAACCTTTGGCGGCAGCCTTTGCTTTGACCGGTTTGGGATCGACCTTAACTTCTGCTTGGCTCATACTACTGCTTCCTGATTTGGTGGATTTTGCTGCCGTAGTTTTGGCGGTAGTCGTTTTGGCGGCGGCCTTAGATGAACTAGACGTCTTACTGCTAGCAGTTGCAGTGGCCTTGGCTTTCGATGTACCGGTGCTAGCTTTAGCGGCGGCAGCTTTGACTGCAGATGCATTGGATTTAGTGGTTTCTGACCGAGAATTAGTGGTCTGAGTGGTCGTCGGCTCAGTGGAACCTGTGGTTTTGCTGTCTGCGACACCATCGGCTTTCGAGGGAACTTTCTTGGCCGAGTCGGAAGTAGCAGCTTTGGTCTCAGGTGCGGCAGTTGGTTTTGAGTCAGTGGTTGACTGCGATGCCGGAGTCGTTGCTTTGCGAGTCGAGGCTTTTCTAGTTCTGCGGACTGCCATGGGCTTTGACTCCTCCAGACGACACATAGCAAGTAGCGCAATTGAATGAAATTGCGCTAAAACGCTACTCGATCAAATCAGTAAATCTTAAGTAAACATTATAGGTGCAAATGGCTCGTCCATCGTCGGTGGGATTGCTTGGGAGAACTTATGCGTCGAATTTTAGATGCTAATGAGTTGGTTTGGTTTAACGATTGGTCAATTGCTGGAAGGGGCAATCGACACAAAAAGCGTGCATCATTTTAGACGCACGCTTTTGCTGAAGGCACTGGATTTGAGTGCTAGCAGATGGGATTAAACGCCAGCTGTGACTCGAGCAGCTTCTTTTTTGCCAACCAAACGCTCATAGGTGGCACGCATTTTAAGACCCGTCAACACCTGCCATAGCCCGGTGCCGTTGTTTGAACCGGGATACTCTTTGTGCTGCAGAAGTAGCTCAGTTGCTTCACCGGCATAACGAGTTGAGAGGTTACTCAGGTGCTTCTCGATATAAATTACTTCTTCGAGGTTGTCAAACTGACCGTCGACCTCGAGTACCGATACACTGTGGCCGAAGTACTCGTCAGGGCCATAATGCATTTTAATTCCCGGGTAGGAACAAGTCAGCTTACGACCGCAAGGGATCCAGTCAATTGTGGAGCCTTCATCAAATAGATAAGCCGGCTCAAATCCTTCAATGCCCTCGCGCTGGATCATCTGGACTCGCAGCACTTTACGCTCGGTATCATCTTTAATCAGCTGAGTCGGCAAGACGCGAATGACAACGTCAGCTTCGCCTTTCTGCGGATCGATGAACTTATCGAAGTCAGGCTTGCGCGATTGGATTTGGGCCAATACGTCTTCATAGGTGTGACCACGCTCAGCCATGTCACGCTGGATCTTCCAGGCGATCTTAACTTCGTCATCAATGTCGAGATAAACGCTAAAGTCGAGGAGGCCGCGCACTCGCTCATCATAAATTGGGTGCAAACCTTCGATGACCACAACGTGGTTCGGGTCGATCGGTTCTGGGGGATCAAGCTCACCAGTTTCATGGTTGTAGATCGGCTTCATGATCTGATTGCCTTCTTTCAGAGACTTGATTTGCTCGTACATCAAGTCAAAGTTGTTGGCACGGGGGTCGAGGGCTGTAATACCAGTCTCTTTACGCTGCTTCCGATCCAGACTGTGGTAATCGTCGAGGCAAATTACCGTTACAAAGTCTTCACCAAACAGGTCGGTGATACGACGCAAAAAGGTCGACTTACCGCAACCTGAGTCGCCGGCCACGCCGATGAGAACCACACGGTCTGGCTTAGTCATAGCTTTCCTCTAACTCTTAAAATGTCTCTGCTGAACTGATTGATGCTGCAAGGGGCGATCGCTCCCAAAAACAGACCTACCCTGCACCAGTTATAACGGTGCCAACGCTCTCCATAGCCTACACTACCAAGGACCGCGACAAAACCCGCCGGCCAGATGATTTCTGGCTTGGACAAAAATTTCGTCTGGTTCCGATAGGAGAGTTGATTATGAGAGAGTTAGGTATTTATACTTCTCTTGTGAGAATCCTAGCGTTTAATGGGAGTGCTCACAAGGGGCAAGATTGAGCTTTAACTAGATCTTTTTTAATGATCCAGGCTTGTTGATTGGGCGCAAAACCTAAAGCTTCTCTTAACTCACTGGGGAGACTCTAGAATTTATGCGCCGCTCAATGAGAGAATATGCTCACTTGTTTTTTAAGTTTTGCGATCGTACGAATGATTTTTTAGTGGCCTATGCGATCTCTCTAAACTGCTTCATCAATGGAGAAATCCTTTGCCTTGGTAGGGATTTGGCAGAGATTGCCACTAAATTTGATGCTCGATTGCACACAGTGCTTGTATCAGGTCTAGCTTGGGAGAAATTTATCGCGATGTTCAATTCCAGTGCAGGTAGCACCCAGTCCTCGGCCAACCGTATGTATCGGTATGAGGTAATTCAGTATTTGGGTGGCCGTCGAAGCGGCAGCACATTCATGACTGCCCCTTACAGCCGGATGAGCGACATCATGCGGCAAGTCGCTCGCCAAGGTGGCAAAATTGTCAGCATTACACCACTTGATTCTGTTCCTGCTGTACAGACGGCGGGTGGCGCAACTACTAATAATGCTGTTAAATCAGCAGCGAAGGCAAAATCTGTGGATACAAAGAAAATTCCGGTTAATACCTATAAGCCGAAAAACCCATTGATTAGTAAAGTGATCTCTAACGATCCTTTAGTGGGTGAAGGTGGCATCGGGATTGTGCAGCATATCAAGTTTGATTTGACTGGCAGTGACCTGAAGTACGTTGAAGGTCAGAGCATCGGGATTATTCCCCCAGGTGTTGATAAAAAGGGTAAGCCCGAGAAGTTGCGTCTTTACTCGATCGCATCCACGGGTCACGGTGATGATGTTGACGATAAGACAATTTCGCTATGTGTGCGTCAGCTGGTGTACCAGAACGACGCAGGCGAGACGATTGAAGGTGTTTGCTCGACCCACCTGTGCTTTGTGAAGCCGGGTGATGAAGTGAAGATTACCGGTCCTGTCGGTAAAGAGATGCTTTTGCCGCCGGATGAAGATGCAAATGTCATTATGTTTGCTACGGGGACAGGCATCGCACCGATGCGGGCTTATCTGTGGCGGATGTTTAAGGATAGAGAGCGCGAAGCAAATCCGGATTATCAGTTTAAGGGCTTTGCTTGGTTGGTGTTTGGTGTGCCGAAGACGCCGAATATTCTATACAAGCAAGAACTTGAAGAGATGCAGGAGAAGTATCCTGATAACTTCCGTCTGACTTATGCGATTAGCCGTGAGCAGCAAAACAGCGAAGGTGGCCGGATGTACATCCAGCACCGCGTGGGTGAGAATGCTGCCGAGCTATGGTCGATGATGAAGAATCCGAAGACCCACACCTATATTTGCGGGTTGCGCGGAATGGAGCCGGGGATTGAGGAAGCACTGGGTGCAGAATCAGCCAAGGAAGGCATTGAGTGGAAGGACTACATGCGCCAGATGAAGAAAGAGCATCGCTGGCATGTTGAGACTTACTAAGTCGATTAATTCTGCTTCAACTCGTCCGAAGTGATCACCTTAAAACGCCGTAATCATTCAGATGATTACGGCGTTTCAGCTATGAGTGTGGCTGGCAATTGACTTCTATAAATAAATTAGGTGACTTCTATCAACAGGTTGTGGGTTGTCTGTCGGATCAATTGGGTTCAAAGCGTCGGGTCGTTTGTCTGACGCCGTTGAGTCAAATTGGTGGGGGAGTTGGCGGCGGCGGTTAGCTCTTCCTGTAAAAACTGTTGGTAGAGTTCGGGAAGCTTGGCGCTCATTGAATTTGTTTCAATCCCATAGCCGAGACTTGTCCAGGTGTTTGAGAGTTTGGCCAAGACATCGCGGACATACCCTTGCTGTAGCGTCACGCGTAAATCGCTGCCCCAAGCGGCGGGATCGGTGAGCCACGCATAGAGTACGGCGTCTTGGTACTGTGGCTCAAAGCTGTAGCGTTCCCAGACGATAAAGCGGGAGGGGTAGGGATGGTAAATCCGGGCTTTTTCTGTCCAAGTGGTGCTCAGAAATTGATAGCGTCCGGCGGCGGTTGAGCAGCGGCCGGTGTTGGGGCCAACAGTGATGCTAGTGCAGCGATCGGGGTGTTGGGTAAGGTCCTCGGCATATTCGCCGCCGTGAATGATGGCGTAGGGATTGGGGTAGTTGGACTCACTCATGGAGATGGTCCGCATTAAGGCCCGAATATAGGGATCACCACCTTGCATCACGAGCGGCGCGTTACCGCCTTTAAATTCTTGTGTTTCAACCACGGGACTTTTTCCCCGCAGACCCTGTACGGCAAACATGAGCCATAGCAGGATAGTGGCGTGGGTTAAAAATTTACCGAGTGAATAACCTTTGGACATGCTTTTTATTGCTTCGTGATGCCAATTGGCTTGGCTGGATCAGTAGACGCGATCAACACCCGCCAGAATTCTACAGCGAGTTGGGGATCGGTCAAATCTTTTTGTTCACGGTTTCCTAACCTCAAGTTGTGTGCATTTGATGGTGACTTAAACCGGATTATGCGGGAGTTCAATCATGGTTTAACCGGTGCTTTGGCTGAGGAGGGGCGCTGCCCCAAGCAGGGTTTTAGTGTATTCCGCTTGAGGGGATTTGAAAATTGCTTCTGTAGCATCTAATTCAATGATTTTGCCGCCATTCATGACGGCGATGCGATCACAGAAAAACCGGGCGACCCAAAGGTCATGGGTGATGAATAAATAGGTCAGGTTGAGCTCGGCTTTGAGATCGCGCATTAAGTCGAGGACCTGGGTCCGCACTGTGGCATCGAGCATGCTCACCGGTTCATCACAGATGACTAATCGGGGTTTGGTGATGAGTGCCCGGGCGATCGCGACGCGTTGCTGTTGCCCGCCAGAGAGTTCGCCGGGGTAACGATCAAAAAATATTGTCGGATCCAAACCAACGCGTTCCATAATTGCTTCAACTTGGATCCGACCTTCCCCTGGGGCCGCCATTTTGTGAATTAGGAGTGGATCGAGAATACTAGCGCCCACGGTCATGCGGGGATTGAGGCAAGCGCGGGGATCCTGAAAGATCATTTGAATCTCGCGGCGTTGTTGTTGCATGGCTTGCCGGCCAAAGCCGGAGAGGTTTTGGCCGGCGAATTCGACATTGCCGGATGTGGGTTTAATCAGTTGGAGAATGGTGCGGGAAAGGGTGGATTTGCCGCAGCCGGATTCGCCGACGAGTCCGAGGGTTTCGCCGGGATAAATTTCTAGGTCGATGCCATCAACGGCGCGGATTGTGCGATCGGACTTTTTGCCAAGCAGATTGCTGAGGAAGTTCGATTCGAGGCTGTAGTGCTGCTTCAGGTTAGACAGTTTGAGCAGGGGTTTTGTATCGTTCAGGGCTTGTGCGACTGAAGATTTGGCGCCAGATTCCAAGTAGAGTGCCGATTTGAGGAGGGTTTTGGTATAAGGATGCTCGGGGGTTTGGAATACCTTTTCCGTGCTACCAAGCTCAACAATTTTGCCGTCGTACATGACCGCAATGCGATCGCAATATTGCCCGACCACGGCTAGATCGTGCGATACCAGGACCAAAGCCATTTGCCGCTCATTACAGAGGCGCGTTAGCTCGTCGAGAATTTGGGCGGAGACGGTGACATCAAGGCTGGTTGTTGGTTCATCGGCGACAATGAGTTGGGGGTTGAGTAAAAGGGCGAGGGCGATCGCCACCCGCTGGCGCATGCCCCCACTAAACTCATGGGGGTACTGTTTCCAGCGATCGGCGGGAATATTGACGGCCGTTAGGGCGTCGAGGGATCGCTGCTTGGCTTCAGCTTGTGAAAGTTCTGGTTCGTGGGAAAGCAGAGTTTCAATACAGTGATCGCCGATCGTCAGCAGCGGATTTAGCCGGGTCATGGGGTCTTGGAATACCAAGGATACGACTTCGCCGCGAAAGCGCCGCGCTTGGGCGGGGGTAAGCCGTGCGGTGGATTGGCCATTGACGAGCACATCCCCATCGATCCGTGAACCATCGGGCAGCATTTTGAGAATGGCCCGGCCGAGAGTGGATTTGCCACAGCCTGATTCGCCAACGAGACCGATACGTTCGCCGGGTTTGAGCTGAAAGGAGACGTTGTCTACCACCCATTGCTCACTGCGAGGATAGGCAATGCTGAGGTTTGCGACGGATAGAAGAGAATCGCTCATAGCGGCAATCGGGCGGAGGGCATTTAGATTTGCTTAATAGTCTAACAGTGGAGCTGTGATTGCAGACTTGCGGGAGACTTCATGGGCCGATCAAAATTTTCCGCAAAGAAATCTTGGTTCAAGGGAGCAAGCCAAGTCAAAATAGGAGGCGATAAAGCATCCCGACTGTTGATTGGTCTTGCCTGTGGCTGTTCAAAATCCCCAAGAAGTACATTTGCAAAGTGCGCGTGATAGTTTGGCGCAAACATTAGGTAATTATTGCCAGTGTATGGATGCTGCTGCTAAACGGCCGGGCGGTGAGACGTTGCGGGCGTTGTTGGAAAAAGAACTTGACCAGTTGGCCACGACGCTAGAAAAAATTGATCAACAGATCGTCCGAATTGCAGTGTTTGGTTTGGTGAGTCGAGGTAAATCGGCGGTGCTCAATGCAATTGTGGGTGAAAACCGGGCGGCAACGGGACCTTTGAACGGGGTGACGCGCCAAGTCAATGTGCTGAAATGGTCGCCGACGGATGCGGCGGATATGACGGCGATCGCCGTTGAGTTAATGGATACGCCAGGACTCGATGAGGTTGAGGGCGAAGCGCGAGCCGTGATGGCGGCGGATGTGGCAACACAGTGTGATCTGATTTTGTTTGTGGTGGCGGGGGAGATTACGCGGGTAGAGTATGAGGCGTTATGTGAGTTGCGAGTCGCTCAAAAGCCTTTGATCTTGGTCTTTAACAAAGTTGATCTATATCCTAATCAGAGCCGTGCCCAGGTCTACCAAGATTTGCTGGAGTTGAGTAGTCAGTCGATGCGGGATAGCCAGTTGCAGCAACTGTTGTCTGAAGATGAGGTCGCTTTGGTTGCTGCGGATCCAAAGCCGGAACAGGTTCGGGTTGAACGTGCAGATGGCGAGGTTGAGTATCTTTGGGAAAAGCCCCCGGTGCAGATTGCGGCTTTGCAACAGCGGTTGCTGAAGCTGTTGAAGCAAGAGGGGCGATCGCTGTTGGCGCTGAACGCTTTAACGCAGTCGCGGCGGGCGGAAAAAGTCATGGCTGAGGCGATTATTGCGAGCCGTGCGGTCGAGGCGGAAGCTCTAATTTGGCGATTCACTCGATATAAGGCGATCACGGTGGGCCTCAATCCGTTTGGGTTCTTGGATTTTGTGGGGGGGGCGATCGCGGATTTGACCTTGATTCGTGAATTGTCGAAGTTATATGGGTTGCCGATGACGCGCTACGAAGCCGGTAATTTGCTCAAAACAATTCTGATTAGTTCGGGTGTGTTGTTGGGATCGGAGTTGTTTGGCTTAGTTTTGGGTGTGGGTAAGGGGTTTTCGGCGTTGGTTGATGGCGGTAATTTGGCGGTGTTTACAGGGGTGGGTCTAGTGCAAGCGGGTGCGGCTGGGTATGGCGCTTATTCCGTGGGACGGGCGGCGCAGGTGTATTTAGAGCAAGGATGTAGCTGGGGTGAAAAAGGCGCAAATACGGTGATCCAAGAAATTCTTGGTCAGATTGATGAGGAAGGTGTGATGTATCGGATTAAAGAGGAATTGCTTTAGGTGGGAAATTCGACGCTGCGCATTAATTTCAGTGCCCCGTAACAGGGTCGACTTGGTTGCGATCGATGGGGTGAGTGGATTAGCCAGCCAATTGCTCTGGCGAGGTGTTGCCTGGGTGGACATCTGATTTAGTCAAGGTGTCACCGATTTAGTCGAGGTGTAAGCCGATTTTCCCCGAAACCTATCTGGCAAATAGTGGCCATTCAAATAAGGCGATTTCGGGCGTCGCACCTAAGCGTGCGCGGGTATGTGATCCCCCCAAACCTTGTGAAACGTATAGTTGTGGCGCACGATCGTCGTACCAACCGCGAATATACTCGCCAGAACCGCGTGGCAAGATTGGAGCAAATCCGAGAAATGTGATTTGTCCACCGTGTGTATGACCGGAAAGCATTAGCTGTGGTTTAAAGCGGGCTAATGCCTGTCGTTCTGGCTGGGTCAGTAAATCTCGCTGATCGGGCGCATGGGCCAAAATTAGATGATTCGCTTCTGGTTCAACATCTTGGAGCGCCTGGAGTAGGTTGGGTTTGCCTTCGACGGTGTCATCCAGCCCAGTCAGTAAAATCCGGTGGGTTTGGTGCTGATGCACAATACTTTCGTTGATCATCAGCGTACAGTCATATTTGGCATAGCTGGCTTTTAAATCTTGGAGATCGACGTTGGAATGATTTTCCCAGTTGCCGAGAATTGCGTATTTGGCTGGTGCTTGATCGATTAAGGCGAGAAATTCTTCGAGAATCGGTAAGGTGGTGGTTCGATCGACGATATCCCCGGTGAATAAAATTAAGTCCGGTTTGAGTTGATTGACTTTTGCGGCGACCCTGTGGGCGAAGCGATCGATGACTTTGATATGAATGTCGCTGATCTGGACAAGTTTCAGCACTTGGCCACTGGGAATGCCGGGCTGCTTGAGTTTGGCAAAGTGTTGGCTGAGATTGTGGTAGGAGATGCGGACTTGTTGTGGCTCAATCCAAAACGTATGACCGGCGAGCGCCGTTACACCAGTGACCCCAAATAATTTCAGTACGGTTCGACGTTTCATAGCGTTTGTAGTGGTGTTGGGGGGCTTATGATAGGGGGACAGTTTGAGTGACTTCTCACTAGCTATGGATACCCAGGCGAAGCAAATTTATAACGACAAAACTGTCTATCACGATAATGGTTTCGATCGCTTATTTATTGCCTTGTTCAGTCACAAGATGGCAAAGGCGGTAGACCGGCCAATTCGATTCAGTGGCTACGACGGATTTGTTGATCTCTCGAAGCAGATTATGGCGGGGCGTAACTCCCAGGATCAACAGCGATTGGTGGCAGTGGTATTGCAGTCTTTGGTGCCCGCACCGGTTTTGTGGTTGATTCGGACATTATTTTCGCCAACGCAATGGGTCTGTGAGGCGAATGCCTGGTTTGCGACATTGTTGTTTGACTGGTTGGTCGGACCTTGTCATGTGAAATCGGTGGATTTGCAATTAGCCGATGGGACGACTCGGAGTCAAAAAAGTGTCGTGCAGATTGAGAAGTGCCGCTATCTCGAACAAAGTGGCTGTGTAGGGATGTGCATTAATATGTGCAAATTGCCGACGCAGAAGTTTTTTACCGATGATTTTGGAATTCCGTTAACGATGATTCCGAACTTTGAAGACCTCAGTTGTGAAATGATTTTTGGGCAAACCCCGCCGCCGTTAGAAACGGAAGATGCCTATACACAGCCGTGTTTGGCGACGATGTGTAGTCTGGCGAAGACGACGGCACCGCCCTGTCCCAAGGTGCGTGAGTAGCGGTATTGGGGGTGGCGATTCGGGTTTAATCCACTGGTTTGAGGGCATGACGATATAATTTTGAAGAGTAACTTGAAACTACTTGATGACTCCCTCTTCCACCAATCACTCACGTCTGAACGCTGGATACGCATGAAATCTCCTACTTTGTTTCGCTATGGTGCGGTGGCCCTGCTCGTGGGCACGATCGCTGTTGGTTGTAACGCCACTGATTCTTCGCAGCCGTCGAATCTGAAATCAGTATCGGTGACCCAGATTGTGGAGCATCCATCGCTGAATGCGGTGCGGGATGGATTGAAGGAAGAATTGGTCTTGGCGGGGTTCGATCCTGACAAGACGCTGAATTGGCAATGGGAAAGTGCGCAGGGTAATCCGCCGACCGCCACACAAATCGCCCAAAAGTTTGTGGGCGAAAGTCCGAATGTAATTGTGGCGATTTCGACTCCATCGGCGCAGAGTGCGGCCCAGGCTTCGAAGCAAACGCCCGTGATATTCTCGGCGGTGACGGACCCGATTAATGCCAAGTTGGTGACGCAGTTGGAAAAGCCGGGTGGCTTAATTACGGGTGTGCGAGATTTTGCCCCAGCGGATAAGCATTTAGATCTGATTGCCAAATTGGTGCCGAAGGCGAAGCGGGTCGGCGTGATCTATAACGCTGGGGAAAGTAACTCGGTGAGTATTGTCAACTTTGTGAAGCAGTCGGCACCGGCGCGGAAGATGACGGTGGTAGAGGCGACGGTGAGCAATTCGGCGGAGGTGGCGACGGCGGCTAAGAGCCTTGTGGGCCGGGCGGATGTGATCTACGTGCCGACGGATAATACGATCGTCTCGGCGCTGAATTCGGTGTTGCAAGTGGGCATTAAAAACAAGCTGCCGGTATTCTCTGGGGATAACGAATCGGTGGAGAAAGGGGCGATCGCCAGTCTAGGATTTAACTACAAAGATATTGGGAAGCAGACAGGCAAGATGGTGGTGCGGGTGTTGAAGGGGGAGAAACCGGGGGAGATCTCGGTCGAGTCACCATCACAAGTTGAGTTGGTGGTGAATCCGAAGGCGGCGCAACAGATGGGGGTGAAGATCCCCGATGCGATGTTGAAAGAAGCGGTAAAGGTGGTCAAGTAAGCCATGAATATTGTGGCCTTGTCGGGCGCGATCGAACTGGGTTTGCTTTATGGTTTGGTGGCGCTGGGCGTTTATTTGTCGTTTCGGGTGCTTGATTTTCCCGATTTGACGGCGGATGGCAGTTTTCCGTTGGGCGGGGCAGTGGCGGCGACGTTAATTGTGAAAGGCGTATCGCCTGTTTTGGCGACGATGATTGCGGTGTGTGCGGGGGCGTTGTCAGGAATCTGTACGGCGAGCTTGAACGTGAAGTTTAAGATCTTGAATTTGCTGGCCAGCATTTTGACCATGATTGCGCTGTATTCAATTAATCTGCGGATTATGGGCCAGCCGAATGTGTCGCTACTGGGTGAATCAACTATTCTGACGCCGCTGCAGGGTTGGCTACAAGCATTGCCGTCGTGGTTGGGGACACCGTTGGTGATGTTGGTGATTGTTGGGCTGGCGAAGCTGCTGCTGGATTGGTTTTTCAAGACGGAAATTGGACTGGCGATGCGGGCGACGGGGGCGAATCCCGATATGGCCCGGGCGCAGGGGATTAATACCGATCGGATGATTTTGCTCGGTATGGGATTGAGTAATGGTTTGATTGCGTTGGCGGGCGCGTTGTTTGCTCAGGTGAATGGGTTTGCCGATGTGACGATGGGGGTCGGGACGATCGTCTTTGGTTTGGCGGCGGTGATTGTGGGAGAAACGATTCTGTCCAAACGGGGAATTTTTTGGGCGACGTTGGCCGCGTTATTGGGTTCGGTGCTGTATCGGTTGGTGGTGGCGATCGCGCTGAATACACAGGTATTTGGGTTGCAGTCGCAGGATTTGAATTTGGTGACGGCGGTGTTGGTGGCGTTGGCGCTGATTTTGCCGAATTATCGCAAGTTGCGTTGGCGATCGAGCCGGTGATGCGGTGGATGTTATTGGTGTGGCGGATTTAGGTTTATGATTCAGCTTGAATCGATTGATGTGACATTTGAACCGGGGACGCCGTTGGAAAAGGTGGCGTTGCAAGGGTTGAATTTGACGATCACCACGGGCCAATTTGTGACGGTGATTGGCAGTAATGGTGCAGGTAAGTCAACGCTGCTGAATGTGTTGAGTGGTGAAATTCGACCGGATCGCGGGCGGGTGACGATCGAAGATCAGGATGTGACTAAATGGCCAACATATAAACGCGCCAAACTCGTTGCAAGGGTGTTTCAAAATCCGCTGGCGGGGTCTTGTGCGGATTTGACGATCGAGGAGAATTTGGCGTTGGCTTATCGGCGCGGGCGATCGCGGAAGTTGGGTAAAGCCCTAACCGCAAAAGTGCGCCAGGATTTTCGATTGCAGTTAGCGCGGTTAGAACTGGGTTTGGAAGATCGTTTGGGCGATCGGATGGGATTGCTTTCGGGAGGGCAACGGCAGGCGGTGAGTCTGTTGATGTCCGGTTTGGCCTCGAACCAAATTCTGCTCCTAGATGAACATACGGCGGCCCTCGACCCGAAGACAGCGGATTATGTATTGCGGCTGACGCGGGAACTGGTATCGGAGCGACAACTGACGACGCTGATGGTGACGCACAGTATGAAGCAGGCGTTGATGCTGGGCGATCGCACGATCATGATGCATGAAGGACAAGTGATTTTGGATGTGGCGGGGGAAGCGCGCTCGCGGCTGACCGTGAATGATCTATTGCAACAGTTTTCGCAGTTGCGGGGTGAAGAATTGGCGGATGATGCTTTGTTGTTGGACTGAATTGGTTGGTTAGATTAATCCGGTTTTGCTAGCCATAAAAAATCCCCTGATGAATTCATCAAGGGATTTGAAGCAGAAAATTTGAGTTTGAATGTCTATATCTTCGATCGTTCTCTACTCTTCGATCGTTACTTTTGTAATCTTGTCGCCTTGGGCGATCGCATTGACGACATCCATGTCACCAGTTTTGCCAAAGACGGTATGCAAACCATCCAGGTGGGGCTGGGGGCCGTGGCAGATAAAGAACTGACTACCGCCGGTGTCTGGACCCCGGTGGGCCATCGAGAGGCTGCCCGCTTCATGTTTGTGGGGATTGCCTTTGGTTTCGCAGGGAATGGTGTAGCCAGGGCCACCGTTGCCCATACCGTTGGGGCATCCACCCTGAATCATGAAATTGTTAATGACACGATGAAAATTGAGGCCATCGTAAAAGCCTTTCTTTGATAGCTCAACAAAGTTTTTGACTGTTCCAGGGGTCTCAGCATCAAACAGTTCTAGGTTGATTGTGCCCTTATCGGTTTCCATGATGGCGCGTGTCATAGGAGCTTCCTCTTCATTCCACAAGTCTTGCATTGCTCATCATAAGATGAAAGTTGCAGCTTGGGGCATCGGTCTAATTCGCAAGATTTGTGGCAGTTGGCTGTGGTAATGCGCGTGATGTTGGTTTGCTCTGTTTGTGTCTGGTCATCAGTAGATAAGCTGCCGGGACGAAATAGAGGGCGAGGAGGGTTGCGCCGGTAACGCCGCCCGCGATTGCCACCGCCAGTGGAGGCCAAAACGCACCGCCGCCCCAGATTAATGGCGCAAAGCCGAGCACCGTGGTCATGGTGGTGGTGAGCACATGGCGCGTGGAATGCATGACGACGCGCCGAATCGCTTGGGGATTGCCTGTCTGAGTTGTTGGATCTTCCTTGAGGGCGGTGAGGACGGTGATGGAGTCGTTGACGGCAACCCCGATCAGGCC is a genomic window of Romeriopsis navalis LEGE 11480 containing:
- a CDS encoding phosphoribulokinase translates to MTKPDRVVLIGVAGDSGCGKSTFLRRITDLFGEDFVTVICLDDYHSLDRKQRKETGITALDPRANNFDLMYEQIKSLKEGNQIMKPIYNHETGELDPPEPIDPNHVVVIEGLHPIYDERVRGLLDFSVYLDIDDEVKIAWKIQRDMAERGHTYEDVLAQIQSRKPDFDKFIDPQKGEADVVIRVLPTQLIKDDTERKVLRVQMIQREGIEGFEPAYLFDEGSTIDWIPCGRKLTCSYPGIKMHYGPDEYFGHSVSVLEVDGQFDNLEEVIYIEKHLSNLSTRYAGEATELLLQHKEYPGSNNGTGLWQVLTGLKMRATYERLVGKKEAARVTAGV
- the petH gene encoding ferredoxin--NADP reductase; translated protein: MFNSSAGSTQSSANRMYRYEVIQYLGGRRSGSTFMTAPYSRMSDIMRQVARQGGKIVSITPLDSVPAVQTAGGATTNNAVKSAAKAKSVDTKKIPVNTYKPKNPLISKVISNDPLVGEGGIGIVQHIKFDLTGSDLKYVEGQSIGIIPPGVDKKGKPEKLRLYSIASTGHGDDVDDKTISLCVRQLVYQNDAGETIEGVCSTHLCFVKPGDEVKITGPVGKEMLLPPDEDANVIMFATGTGIAPMRAYLWRMFKDREREANPDYQFKGFAWLVFGVPKTPNILYKQELEEMQEKYPDNFRLTYAISREQQNSEGGRMYIQHRVGENAAELWSMMKNPKTHTYICGLRGMEPGIEEALGAESAKEGIEWKDYMRQMKKEHRWHVETY
- a CDS encoding glycoside hydrolase family 24 protein, with the protein product MSKGYSLGKFLTHATILLWLMFAVQGLRGKSPVVETQEFKGGNAPLVMQGGDPYIRALMRTISMSESNYPNPYAIIHGGEYAEDLTQHPDRCTSITVGPNTGRCSTAAGRYQFLSTTWTEKARIYHPYPSRFIVWERYSFEPQYQDAVLYAWLTDPAAWGSDLRVTLQQGYVRDVLAKLSNTWTSLGYGIETNSMSAKLPELYQQFLQEELTAAANSPTNLTQRRQTNDPTL
- a CDS encoding dipeptide ABC transporter ATP-binding protein, which translates into the protein MSDSLLSVANLSIAYPRSEQWVVDNVSFQLKPGERIGLVGESGCGKSTLGRAILKMLPDGSRIDGDVLVNGQSTARLTPAQARRFRGEVVSLVFQDPMTRLNPLLTIGDHCIETLLSHEPELSQAEAKQRSLDALTAVNIPADRWKQYPHEFSGGMRQRVAIALALLLNPQLIVADEPTTSLDVTVSAQILDELTRLCNERQMALVLVSHDLAVVGQYCDRIAVMYDGKIVELGSTEKVFQTPEHPYTKTLLKSALYLESGAKSSVAQALNDTKPLLKLSNLKQHYSLESNFLSNLLGKKSDRTIRAVDGIDLEIYPGETLGLVGESGCGKSTLSRTILQLIKPTSGNVEFAGQNLSGFGRQAMQQQRREIQMIFQDPRACLNPRMTVGASILDPLLIHKMAAPGEGRIQVEAIMERVGLDPTIFFDRYPGELSGGQQQRVAIARALITKPRLVICDEPVSMLDATVRTQVLDLMRDLKAELNLTYLFITHDLWVARFFCDRIAVMNGGKIIELDATEAIFKSPQAEYTKTLLGAAPLLSQSTG
- a CDS encoding GTP-binding protein, which encodes MAVQNPQEVHLQSARDSLAQTLGNYCQCMDAAAKRPGGETLRALLEKELDQLATTLEKIDQQIVRIAVFGLVSRGKSAVLNAIVGENRAATGPLNGVTRQVNVLKWSPTDAADMTAIAVELMDTPGLDEVEGEARAVMAADVATQCDLILFVVAGEITRVEYEALCELRVAQKPLILVFNKVDLYPNQSRAQVYQDLLELSSQSMRDSQLQQLLSEDEVALVAADPKPEQVRVERADGEVEYLWEKPPVQIAALQQRLLKLLKQEGRSLLALNALTQSRRAEKVMAEAIIASRAVEAEALIWRFTRYKAITVGLNPFGFLDFVGGAIADLTLIRELSKLYGLPMTRYEAGNLLKTILISSGVLLGSELFGLVLGVGKGFSALVDGGNLAVFTGVGLVQAGAAGYGAYSVGRAAQVYLEQGCSWGEKGANTVIQEILGQIDEEGVMYRIKEELL